The Streptomyces sp. Je 1-332 genome has a window encoding:
- a CDS encoding citrate synthase/methylcitrate synthase, producing MPINGSTTNPTAPVEVPRGLAGVVVTETRLGDVRGYEGFYHYRQYSAVELAQTRGFEDVWHLMFHGELPDAGQRAAFAAQTAALRRLPDEVRAALPAIARASALSGPLSGLRTALSLFGAAKGFRPVYDIDGDRRRADALAASAVVPTLLTALYRLGQGLDPVEPRDDLSYAANYLYMLTGSEPDADRARAIEQYLISTIDHGFNASTFTARVITSTGADVAACLVGAVGALSGPLHGGAPSRALDTLDAIGSPDRIDGWIRERVLAGDRIMGFGHPVYRTEDPRSRMLRGIAQQFGGPMVEFAVETERQVETILAELKPGRELHTNVEFYAGVVMELCGLPREMFTPTFAAARVVGWGANILEQAEDSKIIRPAARYVGPAAPEEVPALG from the coding sequence ATGCCGATCAATGGCTCCACCACCAACCCCACCGCCCCCGTGGAGGTTCCCCGCGGGCTGGCGGGCGTCGTCGTGACCGAGACCCGGCTCGGCGACGTCAGGGGATACGAGGGCTTCTACCACTACCGCCAGTACTCGGCCGTCGAACTCGCGCAGACCCGCGGCTTCGAGGACGTCTGGCACCTGATGTTCCACGGTGAACTGCCGGATGCCGGGCAGCGAGCCGCCTTCGCGGCGCAGACCGCGGCCTTGCGCCGGCTGCCCGACGAGGTGCGTGCCGCGCTGCCCGCCATAGCCCGCGCCAGCGCCCTGTCGGGACCGCTCTCCGGGCTGCGTACGGCCCTGTCGCTCTTCGGTGCGGCCAAGGGCTTCCGCCCGGTGTACGACATCGACGGTGACCGGCGCCGAGCTGACGCGCTCGCCGCGTCCGCTGTCGTGCCGACCCTGCTCACGGCGCTGTACCGGCTCGGTCAGGGGCTCGACCCCGTGGAGCCCCGCGACGACCTTTCGTACGCGGCCAACTACCTCTACATGCTGACGGGTTCGGAGCCGGACGCGGACCGTGCGCGGGCAATCGAGCAGTACTTGATCTCAACCATTGATCATGGGTTCAACGCGTCGACGTTCACGGCGAGGGTGATCACCTCGACGGGCGCGGATGTCGCGGCCTGCCTGGTGGGCGCCGTGGGTGCCCTCTCGGGCCCGCTGCACGGCGGGGCGCCGAGCCGCGCCCTCGACACTCTGGATGCCATCGGCAGCCCCGATCGCATCGACGGCTGGATCCGCGAACGGGTGCTCGCGGGGGACCGCATCATGGGCTTCGGCCACCCCGTGTACCGCACGGAGGACCCGCGTTCGCGCATGCTGCGGGGCATCGCGCAACAATTCGGCGGACCGATGGTGGAGTTCGCCGTCGAGACCGAGCGTCAGGTCGAGACGATCCTCGCCGAACTCAAGCCCGGCCGCGAGCTGCACACCAACGTGGAGTTCTACGCGGGCGTGGTCATGGAACTGTGCGGCCTGCCACGCGAGATGTTCACGCCTACGTTCGCCGCGGCGAGGGTGGTGGGATGGGGGGCCAACATCCTGGAACAGGCGGAGGACTCGAAAATCATCCGGCCTGCGGCGCGGTACGTGGGGCCGGCTGCGCCGGAGGAGGTTCCGGCGCTCGGCTGA
- a CDS encoding GTP-binding protein: MTQRNVGQVPVLVLTGFLGSGKTTLLNHLLHRSGGTRIGAIVNDFGAIEIDAMAVAGQLGDSTVSLGNGCLCCAVDASELDVYLEKLAQPSARIDLIVIEASGLAEPQELVKMVLASENPHIVYGGLVEVVDAAEFDSTRERHPEVDRHLGIADLVVVNKVDRVAEGERERVIGVVRGFTDRAAVVGASYGRVDVEMLLDRKPVGERVGQLSFDDLHSHQQDEGHHDHLHSAYESLSFSSEMPMSPRPFMALLDSRPEGLYRIKGYVDFGAADPRNKYAVHAVGRFLRFYPEPWAPGEPRLTQLVLIGSGIDVPALEKELEAAREYAPQGSADEHSMWGVLRYVQEPEGD; the protein is encoded by the coding sequence TTGACTCAGCGGAACGTCGGGCAGGTCCCGGTCCTCGTCCTCACCGGCTTCCTCGGTTCCGGCAAGACGACCCTGCTCAATCATCTGCTCCACCGCAGCGGCGGCACCCGGATCGGGGCGATCGTCAATGACTTCGGGGCCATCGAGATCGATGCCATGGCCGTCGCCGGGCAGCTCGGGGACTCCACCGTCTCGCTCGGCAATGGGTGTCTCTGCTGTGCCGTGGACGCCAGTGAGCTCGACGTCTATCTGGAGAAGCTCGCTCAGCCCTCCGCCCGCATCGATCTCATCGTCATCGAGGCCAGCGGGCTCGCCGAGCCGCAGGAGCTCGTGAAGATGGTCCTGGCCAGCGAGAATCCGCACATCGTGTACGGAGGGCTCGTCGAGGTCGTCGACGCCGCCGAGTTCGACTCCACCCGGGAGCGGCATCCCGAGGTCGACCGGCATCTGGGGATCGCGGATCTTGTCGTCGTCAACAAAGTCGACCGCGTCGCCGAGGGCGAGCGGGAACGGGTCATCGGCGTCGTCCGCGGGTTCACCGATCGCGCGGCCGTGGTCGGAGCCTCGTACGGGCGCGTCGATGTCGAGATGCTCCTCGACCGCAAGCCCGTGGGGGAGCGGGTCGGACAGCTTTCGTTTGACGACCTGCACAGTCATCAGCAGGACGAGGGTCACCACGACCACCTGCACTCCGCCTACGAGAGCCTCTCCTTCTCCTCCGAAATGCCCATGAGCCCCCGCCCGTTCATGGCCCTCCTCGACAGTCGGCCCGAAGGGCTCTACCGCATCAAGGGGTACGTCGATTTCGGCGCCGCCGACCCGCGCAACAAGTACGCCGTGCACGCCGTGGGGCGGTTCCTGCGTTTCTACCCCGAGCCGTGGGCCCCGGGGGAGCCCCGGCTCACCCAGCTCGTCCTCATCGGGTCCGGCATCGACGTACCGGCTCTGGAGAAGGAGCTCGAGGCGGCACGTGAGTACGCCCCACAGGGCAGTGCCGATGAGCACAGCATGTGGGGCGTACTGAGGTACGTACAGGAGCCGGAGGGCGACTGA
- a CDS encoding DNA topoisomerase IV subunit A, whose protein sequence is MARRSTKTPQPDESFEEKILDIDVVDEMQGSFLEYAYSVIYSRALPDARDGMKPVHRRIVYQMNEMGLRPDRGYVKCARVVGEVMGKLHPHGDASIYDALVRMAQPFSMRLPLVDGHGNFGSLGNDDPPAAMRYTECKMADATSLMTESIDENTVDFESNYDGQEQEPVTLPAAYPNLLVNGASGIAVGMATNMPPHNLGEVIAAARHLIKHPGADLETLMRFVPGPDLPTGGRIVGLSGVKDAYESGRGTFKIRATVAVENVTARRKGLVVTELPFSVGPEKVISKIKDLVGSKKLQGIADVKDLTDRSHGLRLVIEIKNGFVPEAVLEQLYKLTPMEESFGINNVALVDGQPLTLGLKELLEVYLDHRFNVVRRRSEFRRGKKQARLHLVEGLLVALLDIDEVIRLIRSSDNSGQAKERLMERFSLSEVQTQYILDTPLRRLTKFDRIELESERDKLNAEIEELTRILDSDAELRKLVSSELAAVAKKFGTDRRTVLLESASTPAPTVSLQVADDPCRVLLSSTGLLARTANGDPFAESDTKRVKHDVIVSAVPATARGEVGAVTSEGRLLRLSVVDLPQLPETHAAPNLSGGAPVSELLSLEADEKLICLMTLDESSPGLALGTAQGVVKRVVPDYPSNKEELEVITLRDGDRIVGAAELRTGEEDLVFITDDAQLLRYQASQVRPQGRPAGGMTGIKLADGVKVISFVAVDPAVDAVVFTVAGSRGTLDDSVQTTAKVTPFDQYPRKGRATGGVRVQRFLKGEDCLSFAWAGPTPPLAAQRSGLPAELPEIDPRRDGSGVSLSKPVAAVAGPA, encoded by the coding sequence ATGGCCCGCCGCAGCACGAAGACCCCGCAGCCCGACGAGTCGTTCGAGGAGAAGATCCTCGACATCGACGTCGTCGACGAGATGCAGGGCTCCTTCCTCGAGTACGCGTATTCGGTCATCTACTCGCGCGCCCTGCCGGACGCCCGCGACGGCATGAAGCCGGTGCACCGCCGGATCGTCTACCAGATGAACGAGATGGGCCTGCGCCCCGACCGCGGCTATGTGAAGTGCGCCCGCGTCGTCGGCGAGGTCATGGGTAAGTTGCACCCGCACGGCGACGCCTCGATCTACGACGCCCTGGTGCGCATGGCCCAGCCCTTCTCCATGCGTCTGCCCCTGGTGGACGGCCACGGCAACTTCGGCTCGCTCGGCAACGACGACCCGCCGGCCGCCATGCGGTACACCGAGTGCAAGATGGCCGACGCGACGTCCCTGATGACGGAGTCGATCGACGAGAACACCGTCGACTTCGAGTCGAACTACGACGGCCAGGAGCAGGAGCCGGTCACCCTGCCGGCGGCCTATCCGAACCTTTTGGTCAACGGCGCTTCGGGCATCGCCGTCGGCATGGCGACGAACATGCCGCCGCACAACCTCGGCGAGGTCATCGCCGCCGCCCGCCACCTGATCAAGCACCCCGGGGCCGACCTGGAGACGCTGATGCGTTTCGTGCCGGGCCCGGACCTCCCCACGGGTGGCCGGATCGTCGGCCTGTCCGGGGTCAAGGACGCGTACGAATCAGGGCGCGGCACCTTCAAGATCCGCGCGACGGTGGCCGTGGAGAACGTGACGGCGCGCCGCAAGGGCCTGGTCGTGACCGAACTGCCCTTCTCCGTGGGCCCCGAGAAGGTCATCTCGAAGATCAAGGACCTGGTCGGCTCGAAGAAGCTGCAGGGCATCGCCGACGTCAAGGACCTCACCGACCGCTCGCACGGCCTGCGCCTGGTCATCGAGATCAAGAACGGCTTCGTCCCGGAGGCCGTCCTGGAGCAGCTGTACAAACTGACGCCGATGGAGGAGTCCTTCGGCATCAACAACGTGGCCCTGGTGGACGGTCAGCCCCTCACGCTCGGCCTCAAGGAGCTGCTCGAGGTCTATCTCGACCACCGCTTCAATGTCGTGCGCCGCCGCAGCGAGTTCCGCCGCGGCAAGAAGCAGGCCAGGCTGCACCTGGTGGAGGGGCTTCTGGTCGCTCTCCTGGACATCGACGAGGTCATCCGCCTCATCCGCTCCAGCGACAACTCCGGGCAGGCCAAGGAGCGCCTGATGGAGCGCTTCTCGCTGAGCGAGGTCCAGACGCAGTACATCCTCGACACGCCGCTGCGCCGCCTCACCAAGTTCGACCGCATCGAGCTGGAGTCCGAGCGCGACAAGCTCAACGCCGAGATCGAGGAGCTGACCCGCATCCTGGATTCGGACGCGGAGCTGCGCAAGCTGGTCTCGTCCGAACTGGCCGCCGTGGCCAAGAAGTTCGGCACGGACCGGCGCACGGTCCTCCTGGAGTCCGCGAGCACCCCGGCGCCCACGGTCTCGCTTCAGGTGGCCGACGACCCGTGCCGCGTGCTCCTCTCCTCGACGGGCCTCCTCGCCCGTACGGCCAACGGCGACCCGTTCGCCGAGAGCGACACCAAGCGCGTCAAGCACGACGTGATCGTCTCCGCCGTCCCGGCGACCGCGCGCGGCGAGGTCGGCGCGGTGACGTCCGAGGGACGGCTCTTGCGCCTCTCCGTAGTGGATCTGCCGCAGCTCCCGGAGACGCACGCGGCACCGAACCTCTCCGGAGGAGCACCTGTCTCGGAACTGCTCTCCCTGGAGGCGGACGAGAAGCTGATCTGCCTGATGACCCTGGACGAGTCCTCGCCGGGCCTCGCCCTCGGCACGGCGCAGGGCGTGGTCAAGCGCGTGGTGCCGGACTATCCGTCCAACAAGGAAGAGCTCGAGGTCATCACCCTCAGGGACGGTGACCGGATCGTCGGTGCGGCCGAGCTGCGCACGGGCGAGGAGGACCTGGTGTTCATCACGGACGACGCACAGCTCCTGCGTTACCAGGCATCGCAGGTGCGCCCGCAGGGGCGGCCCGCGGGCGGCATGACGGGCATCAAGCTCGCGGACGGCGTCAAGGTCATCTCCTTCGTGGCGGTGGATCCGGCCGTGGACGCCGTGGTCTTCACGGTGGCGGGCTCGCGCGGCACGCTCGACGACTCGGTGCAGACGACGGCCAAGGTGACGCCGTTCGACCAGTACCCCCGCAAGGGCCGCGCCACGGGTGGCGTCCGGGTCCAGCGCTTCCTCAAGGGCGAGGACTGCCTGAGCTTCGCTTGGGCGGGCCCGACGCCGCCGCTCGCGGCCCAGCGCAGCGGCCTGCCGGCGGAACTGCCGGAGATCGACCCGCGCCGCGACGGCTCGGGAGTCTCCCTGTCGAAGCCGGTGGCCGCGGTGGCGGGCCCGGCGTAG
- a CDS encoding DUF6082 family protein translates to MATQKSGIRRLGSVATAGLALAVGALTALTAQQRKHGTLRLRTACTEQSEHQHNATLIAQQRLQFDMLSKAMDDPDLAAVLDTFDVTLDTRTLRQYLFANAVYTNALLFWRVGNFTWEEVHGHLRLICQNPIFRSYWKATQPHRASLLDASDEARLGRMVDKLIRDLEEADTDEWWVVGEPPCE, encoded by the coding sequence ATGGCCACACAGAAATCTGGGATACGGAGGTTGGGGTCCGTCGCGACCGCGGGCCTTGCTCTCGCTGTCGGGGCACTGACGGCCCTGACCGCTCAGCAACGCAAGCACGGGACGCTGCGGCTGCGTACCGCGTGCACCGAACAGTCCGAGCACCAGCACAACGCCACCTTGATAGCGCAGCAGCGACTGCAGTTCGACATGCTCAGCAAGGCGATGGACGACCCTGACCTGGCGGCCGTCCTGGACACCTTCGACGTGACACTCGATACCCGGACCCTCCGTCAGTACCTGTTCGCCAACGCCGTGTACACCAACGCACTGCTGTTCTGGCGCGTCGGCAACTTCACCTGGGAAGAGGTGCACGGACACCTGCGCCTGATCTGCCAGAACCCCATCTTCCGCAGTTACTGGAAGGCGACTCAGCCCCACAGGGCCAGCCTGCTGGACGCTTCCGACGAAGCCCGCCTGGGCCGAATGGTCGACAAGCTGATCCGGGATCTGGAGGAAGCGGATACAGATGAATGGTGGGTGGTCGGCGAACCCCCATGCGAATAA